Proteins found in one Kwoniella bestiolae CBS 10118 chromosome 1, complete sequence genomic segment:
- a CDS encoding pyruvate kinase produces MPFALGHHPPSRPLTPSPPKSQSVHLPYNPNYLEHRSSIGGPPNFNMSTSAFISNAPTTQLAWQASLNTNFNDMTPDQKFFRKSSIIATIGPKTNNVDTLVKLADAGMNIVRMNFSHGSYEYHQSVIDNARAAAAKSPNGRPLAIALDTKGPEIRTGLMKDDTDVPIDAGHEFWVTTDKSFAESGTAEQIYMDYTNLPKVTAPGKLIYVDDGILSLQVVSIDGEKIRVKSLNSGTLSSRKGVNLPKTAVDLPALSEKDKADLAFGVKNGVDMIFASFIRSGNDVKEIRKVLGTDGANIKIIVKIENEQGVTNFDEILKETDGVMVARGDLGIEIPASQVFIAQKMMIAKCNVAGKPVICATQMLESMTYNPRPTRAEVSDVANAVMDGADCVMLSGETAKGKYPIEAVKMMAETAYLAERAIAYPHLFDQLRSLTPRPTETAETLALSAVAAAMEQDAGAIIVLSTSGVSARLLSKYRPECPIICVTRNQQTARQLHLSRGVYPVWYPEPRGIPGDKWQIDVDNRIRYGLRVALSLSIVKPEATVMAVQGWKGGLGHTNTLRILSVPADPADLDLHSIERDD; encoded by the exons ATGCCATTCGCACTCGgacatcatccaccttcacGACCtctcactccctctcctcccaaaTCTCAATCGGTTCATCTACCTTACAACCCCAATTACCTTGAACATAGATCATCCATCGGAGGTCCACCCAATTTCAACATGTCTACAAGCGCTTTCATCAGCAACGCCCCTACCACCCAGCTTGCCTGGCAAGCCTCTCTCAACACCAACTTCAATGACATGACTCCGGATCAAAAGTTCTTCAGAAAG AGCTCCATCATCGCTACCATCGGTCCCAAAACCAACAACGTAGACACCCTCGTCAAGCTCGCTGATGCTGGTATGAACATTG TCCGAATGAACTTCTCCCACGGTTCATACGAGTACCACCAATCGGTCATTGACAACGCTAGAGCCGCTGCTGCCAAGAGCCCCAATGGTCGACCTTTGGCTATCGCTCTTGACACCAAAGGTCCAGAGATCAGGACTGGTTTGATGAAGGATGACactgat GTCCCCATTGACGCCGGTCACGAGTTCTGGGTTACCACCGACAAGTCGTTCGCCGAATCCGGTACTGCTGAGCAAATATATATGGACTAC ACCAACCTTCCCAAAGTCACTGCGCCTGGAAAACTCATAtacgttgatgatg gtatcctctccctccaagTCGTCTCCATCGACGGTGAGAAGATCCGAGTCAAATCACTCAACTCCGGTACCCTCTCATCCCGAAAAGGTGTCAACCTCCCCAAGACCGCCGTCGACTTGCCCGCTCTTTCCGAGAAGGACAAAGCCGATTTGGCTTTCGGTGTCAAGAACGGTGTTGACATGATCTTCGCCTCGTTCATCAGATCTGGTAACGATGTCAAGGAAATTAGAAAGGTCCTCGGTACTGACGGTGCcaacatcaagatcatcgtCAAGATCGAGAACGAACAAGGTGTCACCAACTTTGACGAGATTTTGAAGGAGACCGACGGTGTCATGGTTGCTagaggtgatttgggtatTGAGATCCCTGCGTCTCAGGTATTTATCGCccagaagatgatgatcgCCAAGTGTAACGTTGCTGGTAAACCCGTCATCTGTGCCACTCAGAtgctcgag TCTATGACC TACAACCCTCGACCCACCCGAGCTGAAGTTTCCGACGTCGCCAACGCTGTCATGGACGGTGCCGACTGTGTCATGCTTTCAGGTGAAACCGCCAAGGGTAAATACCCCATCGAAGCGG TCAAGATGATGGCCGAGACCGCCTACCTCGCCGAGCGGGCTATCGCCTACCCTCACTTATTCGACCAACTCCGAAGTCTCACCCCTCGACCCACCGAGACTGCCGAAACTCTGGCCTTGTCGGCCGTAGCCGCTGCTATGGAGCAAGATGCCGGGGCTATCATCGTCTTGTCTACCAGTGGTGTATCTGCTAGACTCCTTTCCAAGTACAGACCTGAATGCCCTATCATCTGTG TTACCCGAAACCAACAAACCGCTCGACAACTCCACTTGTCCCGAGGTGTCTACCCAGTATGGTACCCTGAGCCTCGAGGTATCCCCGGTGACAAATGGCAAATCGACGTTGACAACCGAatcag GTACGGTCTCCGAGTCGCtctctcactctccatcGTCAAGCCTGAAGCTACTGTCATGGCCGTGCAAGGATGGAAAGGTGGTCTCGGTCAC ACCAACACCCTCCGAATCCTCAGCGTTCCCGCCGATCCCGCCGACCTCGACCTCCACTCTATCGAACGAGACGATTAG
- a CDS encoding chorismate mutase, with amino-acid sequence MNFTSGADVSELLSLDHIRNQLIRLEDTIIFLLIERAQFAYNKKIYQPGAFKDELNYEGSWLEWFIFEIESFHAKARRYTSPDEHAFTPLDKLPQPIIKPQSLPSLLHQPAAKHPSVNVNSRILAFYLDHIVPGITSTTRLALEDDGNYGSAATRDVEVLQALSRRIHFGMFVSESKFLEAPHNFIPHILNPNPEALAGLITKPAVEAKLLIRLANKARVYGCEMDADGKVIEVPDEEMAARGKIDLATIVSMYRDWVIPLTKDVEVDYLLHRLDGVSQTQIDEWMKR; translated from the exons ATGAACTTTACCTCTGGCGCAGACGTATCAGAGCTCCTCTCTCTGGATCACATCCGGAACCAGCTCATCCGTCTGGAAGATACCATCATCTTTT TGCTCATCGAAAGAGCTCAGTTCGCATACAACAAGAAGATCTACCAGCCTGGTGCTTTCAAAGACGAGCTCAATTACGAAGGAAGCTGGCTCGAATGGTTCATCTTTGAGATTGAGTCTTTTCACG CCAAGGCAAGGCGGTATACAAG TCCCGACGAGCACGCATTCACACCTCTGGATAAATTACCTCAACCCATCATAAAACCACaatctctcccctctctccttcaCCAGCCAGCTGCGAAACATCCATCCGTCAACGTCAACTCTCGCATCCTCGCATTCTATCTAGACCATATCGTTCCCGGCATCACCTCTACCACCAGGCTAGCTCTAGAGGATGACGGGAACTATGGCAGTGCCGCGACCAGGGATGTGGAAGTGCTTCAGGCGCTGAGCAGGAGAATCCATTTCG GCATGTTCGTTTCCGAGAGCAAGTTCCTCGAAGCACCACACAACTTCATACCCCACATTCTCAATCCGAATCCTGAAGCCTTGGCAGGTCTCATCACGAAGCCTGCTGTGGAAGCGAAGCTGTTGATCAGACTCGCCAACAAAGCCAGGGTGTATGGCTGTGAGATGGATGCCGATGGTAAAGTGATCGAGGTGcctgatgaagagatggcCGCTAGGGGAAAGATTGATCTGGCAACTATTGTTAGCATGTACAGGGACTGGGTCATCCCATTGACCAAGGATGTCGAG GTCGACTACCTACTCCACCGTCTCGATGGAGTGTCACAAACTCAGATAGATGAGTGGATGAAGCGGTAA